CGTTGAGGGGGAGCTCGGTCAGCCAGACCAGAACGTACCGGGTCGTGACCGGCTTGGTGAGCTCCAGCTTCAGGTCGGTGCCGGCCTTGGACGCCTGGGTGGTGAAGCCGTCCGCCGTGGACGGTGCCGCGGAGGCGTCCTCGGGCGCCGTGCGGATCTCCACCGAGGTGTTCCCGACGAGCGAGAGGTCGACCTCGCGGACCTTCTGCGCCGATCCCAGGTCCAGGACGATCCCGACGCCGTCTTTCTGGTTGCCGAGGTTGGCGCTGGCGTAGTTCTTGGTGTGCCAGTAGGTGCCCGGGTCGCCGTCGAGGGCGTTCGGCACCGCCTCGGGGTACTCCTCGCCGTTGCCCTCGGGGAAGGGGTCGAAGTCCGTGGCCGAGGCGATCGTGAGCGGCTTCGGCGGCTCCGGCTTCTCGTCGGCCGGGGGCTGGACGACCGGCGCCTCCTGCGGGGTCTCCTTGGGGAGCAGACGGTCGGCGATCTGCCAACTGCCCAGGCCCAGGGCGGCGATGAGGAGAGCGCCGACGGCCCACTTCAGGGCCTTGCCGGTACGGCTCTCCAGCGGCGCCGGCGGCTGCGGGAGGGGCTGGGTGACCATGGGACGCGGCTGGGGGCGTCCGTACGTGCCCTGCTGGTACGTGGTGCGCTGGTACTCGGCGGGGGCGGGGAACTCGGGCTCCGGCGGCTTGACGCGGGGCATCGCGCCGACGGCCTTGGCGAGTTCGTCCGGCGTGGTGCAGGGCGGTTCCTGACGGGACGCGGTGGCCCCGTCGTTGGCGAGGGCGCGCATGGCGATCTCGGAGAGGCCGCGGTGGACTCCGGCGCGGACCTGGTCCGGCGGGATCAGGCCGACGCCCTTGGGCAGCCCGGAGAGGCCGTAGGCGTCGCTCTCGTACGGCCAGCGCTGGGTGAGCGCCGCGTAGAGGAGGGCGCCGATGGCCTCGGTGTCGGTGCGCTGCGGGCGGTCGGCGGTGATGCCGCGCAGGGCGGCGTTCACGGCGAGACCGCGGATGCGGTACTGACCGGTCGAGCTGCGCAGGACGGCGCTCGGCGTGAGCCGCAGGTGGGCCAGGCCCTCCCGGTGCGCGGCGGCCATCGCCTGGGAGACCTGGGTGACGAGCTGGTAGGCGTCATGGGCCGGCAGCGGGCCGTCCGCGAGGAGCGCGGTCAGCTCGGTGGTGTCCGGGAGCCACTCGTGGACGACGTAGACGAGGTCGTTCTCCTCGACCGCGTCGAGGACCTGGACGAACCGGGGGTCACCGAGCAGGGCCGCGGAACGGGCGGCGGCCAGGACGGAGCGGGCGCGTGGGTGGTCGGCCGGGAGCAGGTGCACGCCGACGGCCCGCCGCAGCTTCTCGTCGACGGCACGCCAGCTGCTGAATCCGTCCAGACGGGTGACGCACTCCTCCAACCGGTAGCGCCGGGCCAGTTTGTGGCCGCTGTGCAACTCCGGCGCCGCGATGGAGGGCTGTTCGCCGTTCTTCCGTTCGACCGCCTTCTGCTCGGGGGCCTCGGTGGGCTCCTCCGCCGTCTTCCGCTCTTCCGCCACCCCGTCGGTCGCGGCCGTGTCCGCCTGCGCGGTCAGCGGGTCGTCACCGCTGTTGTCGGCCACGTCGACGGCAGCCGTGCTACGTTCCGCCACCGTCGTTCCTGCCTCCCCATCCGTTGCGCCACATCCAACAGCCAAGCCAATTGTGCCCACAGTCGGACGCTATGCACGACACACGGTTCCCCCCGATGGTTGTCCTGGGGGACGGGATCAGCGTCCCAGGCGTCCCCGCACCATGCCCACGAGGGTGTTCAGTTCGGTGATCCGCATGCGGCGCGCGGCGACGAAGAAGGCCCCGAGGAGGACCGCGCCGCCGACGACGAGCGCCACCAGAGAACCGAGGGCGCCCTCGCCGAGCAGCTTCAGCAGGCCGAAGCCGGCGGCGCCGGCCAGCACCGCGGCCGGCAGCGAGGCCATGCAGAGACGGGCGTAGGTGCGCAGCACGTGGGCGCCGTCCAGGTCGCCGCCGAGGCGGTTGCGCAGCCGGCGCCAGGCGATGCCGACGCCGACGGCGTAGGCGAGGCCGTAGGAGGCGGCCATGCCGACCACGGCCCACTGCGCGGGCAGCAGGACGTAGCAGAGGGCGGAGGCCGCCGCGTTGACGGCGGCGACGATGACCGTGTTGTAGAAGGGGGTGCGGGTGTCCTCGTAGGCGTAGAAGCCGCGGAGGACGACGTACTGCACCGAGTACGGGATCAGGCCGAGGCCGAACGCCATCAGGATGAAGCCCATGCCCTGGGCGGCCTCGACGCCGCTGGAGGCGTACAGCAGGGTGCACATCGGGACGCCGAGGGCCAGGAAGGCGAAGGCGACCGGGACGATGGCGACGGCCGAGTTGCGCAGGCCCTGGGAGATGTCGTCGCGGACGGCGCCCGGGTCGTCGTCGCTGGCGGCGCGGGAGATCCGGGGCAGCAGGGCGGCCATGACGGAGACCGTGATGATGGCCTGCGGCATGCCCCAGATCAGCTGCGCGTTGGAGTACGCCAGGAAGCCGGCGCCGTTCTTGCCGGACTCCTCGCCGGCCGCGGTGGCGAGCTGGGTGACGACCAGGACGCCCGCCTGGTTCGCGAGGACGAAGAGGACGGTCCACTTGGCGAGCTTGACGGTCTTGCCGAGGCCGTGGCCCTTCCAGTCGAAGCGGGGCCGGAAGCGGAAGCCCGTCTCGCGCAGGTACGGGATCATCGCCAGCGCCTGGACGACGAGGCCGAGCAGGGTGCCGACGCCGAGAAGGCGGATGCCCTCGTCGGGGATGGTCTGCACGCCCATGTGGGACTCGGCGGAGGTGCCGTAGACCCAGATGAACAGGCCGAAGGTGACGATCATGACGATGTTGTTGAGGACCGGGGTCCACATCATCGCGCCGAACTTGCCGCGGGCGTTGAGGATCTGGCCCATCACCACGTGCACACCCATGAAGAAGATCGTGGGCAGGCAGTAGCGGGCGAAGGTCACCGCGACGCTGTTGGCGGCGGCGTCGTCGGCGATGGTGTTCGACATCAGCCGGATCAGCACGGGCGCCGCGAACACCGCGGCGACCACGATCAGGCCGAGCGCCACCATGACGAGGGTGAGCAGCCGGTTGGCGTACGCCTCGCCGCCGTCCTCGTCGTTCTTCATCGAGCGGACGAGCTGCGGCACGAAGACCGAGTTGAGGCCGCCGCCGACGGTGAGGATGTAGATCATCGTCGGCAGGGTGTACGCGATGGTGAAGGTGTCACCGAGCAGCGCGGCGCCGAGGGCGCCGGTGATGACCAGCGAGCGGACGAAGCCGGTGAGCCGGGAGACCAGGGTGCCCGCGGCCATCACGGCGCTCGACTTCAGCAGCCCGGAGGCGCGGCCGGTCCGCTTCGGCGCGGGCGCCGGCAGCGGGTCGGGCTCGGCGGCGGGGGCGGGCACCTGGCCCTGGCCCTGCTGGTCCCGGTAGAGGTGGGCGAAGGCGTCCTGCTCGGGCCGGTCGTCCTCGCTCGCCCGGGTCACCAGGTCGTCGACGCCGGTGAACTGGACCGTGCGGGCGTCGTCGCCGTACGGCAGGTGGCGGGAGGGGCCGTCGGGCTCGGGCGCCGGGGTGTGCGCCCAGACCCGCGGGTCCGGGGCGTGCTGCGGCGCGGCCGGCTGCTGGTAGAGCGCCGCGGGGTCCTGGTACGTGCCCGGCGGGGGCGGCGGGTGGGCGGCGCGGTCGTACAGCGCCTCGCCCACCGGGTCCTGCGCGGCCAGGTCCTGCGCCCGGTAGGGGTCGTGGGCGTAGGCGTCCTGGACGTAGGGGTCCTGGGCGTACGGGTTCTCGGGGTTCTGCGTGGACGGGTCCTGCGGCGCGGCCGCGTACGGGCTCTGCGCGTACGGAGCCTGCCCGTACGGGTCCTGCGGCGGGTACCCGGGGTGCTGCCCCTGCTGCGGGGCCTGCCCCTGCTGGGGGGGCGTGCCGCCGGACGGTGCGGCGCCGCCCGCACCCTGGCCGCGGTCAGCGTCGTACGGCGCGTTCATGGTTACCCCACCTCATCGTCCCCGGCCGACCGGCCACGACATCGCTCAACGGTCCACTTTCTCACTCGGGCTCGACGGGTCGCCGCTTTCGGGGCCGGTGTCCGTGTCCGGGTCACTCGGGTGCTCGGCCGCGGGGGTGTCCTGCGCGGTCGTGTCGTCCTCGGGGCCGGCCGGCTCGGCCTCGGCCTCCGGCTCGGACTCTGCCTCCGGCTCGACCTCGGTCTCCGTCTCGGCCTCTGCCTCGGCGGCGCGGGCGGCCAGCCGCTTGCGCTGGCTGTACATGCGGACGCCGGCGAGGACGAGCAGCAGCACACCGCCGGCGATGACCAGCATCACCGTCGGGGTCATCTCGGAGACCCGCACGGTGAAGGTCATCGGGGCGCCGTAGGGCGTGCCGTCCACCGTGTAGAGCTGGGCGGTCATCGAGACCTGGCCGTTGGCGTTGGCCGAGGCGGGGAACTTCACCGACTGGCTGTGCCCGGCGCGGACCGTGATGGGCAGGTCCGCCGAGCCCTCGCCGTCGACCTTCAGACGGGCCTTGTTGCTGGAGGACAGCCGCAGGACCAGCCCCTCCACGTCCTGGAGGAGCTTGTTCTGCACCGTGACCGGGATGGTCGCGCTGCGCCCCGACAGGGTCAGGTCGGACTTGTCGACGAGGACGACGCTCTTGGTGAGCCGCTGGAGGACGTCCCGGACGTCGACGCGGTAGATCGCCGCCTCGCTCGCCCGGCCGCGCCAGGAGGTGGACATCTCGCGGTTGATCGCGTTGCCCACCGGCGGCACGACGCGGGTCGCGTCGGTGAGGATGACCTTGAAGTCGTCCAGCTCGTCACGGGTGGTCTTCATGTCCCGGAACGCCTGCACGGGAAGCTCGCCGTCCCGGAGCCTCTTCGGGTACTGCGAGCCGCGCGGCACCGTGGTGGAGGCGTCCGGGTCGGGCTTGACCGCGGCCGCGGCGACCAGGTCGAGCGGCTGCGTCCAGCGGCGCGCGCCGAGCCCGCGCACGGCGGTGGCCATCGCCTGCGCCTGCGCCACGCTCGGCCGGCGCTGCGGGGCGACCACGACGCTGCGCTGGTCCTGCGGCTGCTCCAGGGTGATCGCGAGGGTCTGCGCCAGGAACTCCTGCACGGCGAGCGTCGACGTCTCGGCGCGGACCATGTCCCCCTGGAAGGCGGTCGACAGCTCCGCGTCGCTCACCACCGCCGTCGTCCCGCCGCCGAGGGGACGGGCCGCGGTGGGCGTGTACGAGAGGTCGTCGTCCTGGATGCTGTCGCTGCGGGCGATCACCTTGCGGGCGCCGGCCGAGGTCGCGACGGCCATGATCGACGGGTCGACGGCGCCGTCGACCGGCCAGGCGAAGTCGGTGGCCGGCTGGACGTGGAGGATCGTCTCGACGGTCGACCCGGCAAGCTCCGTCGCCGACTGGAGGTGCTCGAGGGAGCCGGGGACGGCCTTGCCGTGGTGGGCGAGGGAGGCGAGGTCGGGGTCGGCGAAGGGCAGCGCGACCACCTTGCGGCCCTGCACCGCCTTCTCCAGCATGCCGAGCCAGCGCTCGGCCAGCTTCCTGTTCGCCTCCGTGCCGGCGGTGTGCCCGGTGCCGTCCTTGACGCGGTAGCCGTTGGCCATGGCGTCGACGGAGGCCAGCAGGTCCGGGTCGATCACCCAGGTGACCGGGAGGCCCTGGCCCAGGGTGACCAGCTCGTCGAGCCGGCCGCCGGGGCGGAGCTCCTCGGCCAGGTCGTCGTCCTGGAAGACGGGGGTCTGCTGGTCGTCCGAGGCGGTGTCGGCCGAGATGTGTGCCGAGGACATCAGCGGCCAGAGGTAGGTGAGCTGGGTCCGCTTGTCGGTCGGCTCGGGCTGGTACGGCAGGAAGGTCCGCTCGATGCCGAGGACGCGGTCGTACTGCGCCTCGGAGGTCTGCCCGGTGATCGAGACGCCCAGCTGGTAGATGCCGCCCTCGTCGTCGAGGCCCAGCTTGGAGACGGGTACGGAGATCCGGAAGTCGTGCGCGACGCCGACGTCCAGCCGGGGGATGTCGATCTCGGGGGCGGCGTCCAGCGGCTGCGGGTCGCTGTCGGAGCGGAAGCCCTTGCGCCGGGCGACCTGGTCGATCTCGCTGCGGCTGTTCATCCGCGGGCCGACCCGCAGGTTCACCGTGGCGTCCGTGATGGCGCGCTTGCCGCGGTTGGTCATCGTCCCGGTGACGGTGACGGTGTCCCCCTCGACCGGGGCGCTCGGGGTGAGCGTGTCGATCGACACATCGACCGTCCGGGAGACCTGGCCCTCCTCGGGCGCCTTGGCGGACGCCGAGGGGTTGTGGAGGAGGCCGGCGAGCAGGGGCGCTCCGACGGCGATGGTGAGGGTGCGCCGCAGCCATCGGCGGGCAGGTGAGGGACCGGTTCCCTGGAAAGCTGCCGCCTCAGCCACGCGTTCGCCCGTCCTCGTCGTTGTCGGTGGTGCCGGTGATGCCAGTGGTGCCCGGTTGCTGTGTCCAGGCATGGTAACGAGGCATGGCGGGGCCGAGTGCCGGGGACTCCTCCAGCCGATGGCCCGGGTGGAGGCCGTTTTCACAGGAACCCCACAGGCGTCATCCGCCGGGGCGGGGGCGGTGCCGGGAAAACGGGGACGTCGGGGCGGGACGGGGCACGTACCCTTTTCTGTTGTGCCGAACGCCAACGAAGACACCTCGACCGAACTGAGCCAGGTGCAGCGCCGCGCCGTCAGCGAGCTGCTGCGCGTGTCCCCTGTCGCCGACGACCTCGCCCGCCGCTTCCAGGCGGCCGGATTCCGCCTCGCCCTGGTCGGCGGCTCGGTACGGGACGCCCTCCTCGGCCGGCTCGGCAACGACCTGGACTTCACCACGGACGCCCGCCCCGAGGACGTCCTGAAGATCGTCCGCCCCTGGGCCGACGCGGTCTGGGAGGTCGGGATCGCCTTCGGGACCGTCGGGTCGCAGAAGGACGGCTACCAGATCGAGGTCACGACGTACCGCTCCGAGGCGTACGACCGCACCTCCCGCAAGCCCGAGGTCTCCTACGGCGACTCCATCGACCAGGACCTCGTCCGCCGCGACTTCACCGTCAACGCGATGGCCGTGGCACTCCCCGAGAAGGAGTTCGTCGACCCGTACGGCGGCCTGGAGGACCTCGCCGCCCGGGTGCTGCGCACTCCCGGCACGCCCGAGGAGTCCTTCTCCGACGACCCCCTGCGGATGATGCGGGCGGCCCGCTTCGCGGCCCAGCTCGACTTCGAGGTCGCCCCCGAGGTCGTCTCGGGCATGACGGAGATGGCGGACCGGATCGAGATCGTCTCCGCCGAGCGCGTCCGGGACGAGCTGAACAAGCTGCTGCTCTCGGCCCACCCGCGCAAGGGCCTCGGCCTCCTCGTCGAGACCGGCCTCGCCGCGCACGTCCTCCCCGAGCTGCCCGCGCTGCGGCTGGAGAGCGACGAGCACCACCGGCACAAGGACGTGTACGAGCACTCGCTGACCGTCCTCGACCAGGCGATCGACCTGGAGGAGGACGGCCCGGACCTGGTGCTGCGCCTGGCCGCGCTCCTTCACGACATCGGCAAGCCGCGCACCCGCCGCTTCGAGAAGGACGGGCGGGTCTCCTTCCACCACCACGAGGTGGTGGGCGCCAAGATGACCAAGAAGCGCATGACCGCGCTGAAGTACTCCAACGAGATGATCAAGGACGTCTCGCGGCTGGTGGAGCTGCACCTGCGCTTCCATGGATACGGGACCGGCGAGTGGACCGACTCGGCCGTGCGCCGCTACGTCCGCGACGGCGGTCCGCTCCTCTCCCGGCTGCACAAGCTGACCCGCTCGGACTGCACCACGCGCAACAAGCGCAAGGCGTCGGCGCTCTCCCGCGCCTACGACGGCCTGGAGGCGCGGATCGCCCAGCTCCAGGAGCAGGAGGAGCTGGACTCGATCCGTCCCGACCTCGACGGCAACCAGATCCAGGAGATCCTGGAGATCAAGCCGGGTCCCGCCGTCGGGCAGGCGTACAAGTTCCTGCTGGAGCTCCGCCTGGAGAACGGTCCGATGGAGCACGAGGAGGCCGTGGCCGCGCTCAAGGAGTGGTGGGCCTCGCGCGCCTGACGCGCGACCGATGTTTCACGTGAAACACCGCGGAGCGTCACCGCCGGTGTTTCACGTGAAACATCACCTCTCCTCGCGCTCCCCGCGCAGCAGCAGGGCGATCGCCGCGTAGCCGGCCGCCACCAGCGCGATCAGCAGCGGAGAGCGGCCGTCGGGCGGCAGCATCAGGGCGGCGACTCCGGCCGCCGCCACGAAGGCGACGTTGAACAACACGTCGTACAGGGAGAAGACCCGTCCGCGGAAGGCGTCGTCCACGTGCGTCTGGACCACGGTGTCGGTCGCGATCTTCGCTCCCTGGGTGATGAGCCCCAGGACGAAGGCGGCGACGAGGAAGGGCGTGGGCGCGAACGGCAGCGCGAGCGCCGGGACGAGGACGGCGGCCGCGAGGGAGCACACGATCA
The Streptomyces roseofulvus genome window above contains:
- a CDS encoding protein kinase family protein codes for the protein MAERSTAAVDVADNSGDDPLTAQADTAATDGVAEERKTAEEPTEAPEQKAVERKNGEQPSIAAPELHSGHKLARRYRLEECVTRLDGFSSWRAVDEKLRRAVGVHLLPADHPRARSVLAAARSAALLGDPRFVQVLDAVEENDLVYVVHEWLPDTTELTALLADGPLPAHDAYQLVTQVSQAMAAAHREGLAHLRLTPSAVLRSSTGQYRIRGLAVNAALRGITADRPQRTDTEAIGALLYAALTQRWPYESDAYGLSGLPKGVGLIPPDQVRAGVHRGLSEIAMRALANDGATASRQEPPCTTPDELAKAVGAMPRVKPPEPEFPAPAEYQRTTYQQGTYGRPQPRPMVTQPLPQPPAPLESRTGKALKWAVGALLIAALGLGSWQIADRLLPKETPQEAPVVQPPADEKPEPPKPLTIASATDFDPFPEGNGEEYPEAVPNALDGDPGTYWHTKNYASANLGNQKDGVGIVLDLGSAQKVREVDLSLVGNTSVEIRTAPEDASAAPSTADGFTTQASKAGTDLKLELTKPVTTRYVLVWLTELPLNEGEFRGQLSEVKVMG
- the murJ gene encoding murein biosynthesis integral membrane protein MurJ, whose amino-acid sequence is MNAPYDADRGQGAGGAAPSGGTPPQQGQAPQQGQHPGYPPQDPYGQAPYAQSPYAAAPQDPSTQNPENPYAQDPYVQDAYAHDPYRAQDLAAQDPVGEALYDRAAHPPPPPGTYQDPAALYQQPAAPQHAPDPRVWAHTPAPEPDGPSRHLPYGDDARTVQFTGVDDLVTRASEDDRPEQDAFAHLYRDQQGQGQVPAPAAEPDPLPAPAPKRTGRASGLLKSSAVMAAGTLVSRLTGFVRSLVITGALGAALLGDTFTIAYTLPTMIYILTVGGGLNSVFVPQLVRSMKNDEDGGEAYANRLLTLVMVALGLIVVAAVFAAPVLIRLMSNTIADDAAANSVAVTFARYCLPTIFFMGVHVVMGQILNARGKFGAMMWTPVLNNIVMIVTFGLFIWVYGTSAESHMGVQTIPDEGIRLLGVGTLLGLVVQALAMIPYLRETGFRFRPRFDWKGHGLGKTVKLAKWTVLFVLANQAGVLVVTQLATAAGEESGKNGAGFLAYSNAQLIWGMPQAIITVSVMAALLPRISRAASDDDPGAVRDDISQGLRNSAVAIVPVAFAFLALGVPMCTLLYASSGVEAAQGMGFILMAFGLGLIPYSVQYVVLRGFYAYEDTRTPFYNTVIVAAVNAAASALCYVLLPAQWAVVGMAASYGLAYAVGVGIAWRRLRNRLGGDLDGAHVLRTYARLCMASLPAAVLAGAAGFGLLKLLGEGALGSLVALVVGGAVLLGAFFVAARRMRITELNTLVGMVRGRLGR
- a CDS encoding DUF6049 family protein; this translates as MAEAAAFQGTGPSPARRWLRRTLTIAVGAPLLAGLLHNPSASAKAPEEGQVSRTVDVSIDTLTPSAPVEGDTVTVTGTMTNRGKRAITDATVNLRVGPRMNSRSEIDQVARRKGFRSDSDPQPLDAAPEIDIPRLDVGVAHDFRISVPVSKLGLDDEGGIYQLGVSITGQTSEAQYDRVLGIERTFLPYQPEPTDKRTQLTYLWPLMSSAHISADTASDDQQTPVFQDDDLAEELRPGGRLDELVTLGQGLPVTWVIDPDLLASVDAMANGYRVKDGTGHTAGTEANRKLAERWLGMLEKAVQGRKVVALPFADPDLASLAHHGKAVPGSLEHLQSATELAGSTVETILHVQPATDFAWPVDGAVDPSIMAVATSAGARKVIARSDSIQDDDLSYTPTAARPLGGGTTAVVSDAELSTAFQGDMVRAETSTLAVQEFLAQTLAITLEQPQDQRSVVVAPQRRPSVAQAQAMATAVRGLGARRWTQPLDLVAAAAVKPDPDASTTVPRGSQYPKRLRDGELPVQAFRDMKTTRDELDDFKVILTDATRVVPPVGNAINREMSTSWRGRASEAAIYRVDVRDVLQRLTKSVVLVDKSDLTLSGRSATIPVTVQNKLLQDVEGLVLRLSSSNKARLKVDGEGSADLPITVRAGHSQSVKFPASANANGQVSMTAQLYTVDGTPYGAPMTFTVRVSEMTPTVMLVIAGGVLLLVLAGVRMYSQRKRLAARAAEAEAETETEVEPEAESEPEAEAEPAGPEDDTTAQDTPAAEHPSDPDTDTGPESGDPSSPSEKVDR
- a CDS encoding CCA tRNA nucleotidyltransferase, translating into MPNANEDTSTELSQVQRRAVSELLRVSPVADDLARRFQAAGFRLALVGGSVRDALLGRLGNDLDFTTDARPEDVLKIVRPWADAVWEVGIAFGTVGSQKDGYQIEVTTYRSEAYDRTSRKPEVSYGDSIDQDLVRRDFTVNAMAVALPEKEFVDPYGGLEDLAARVLRTPGTPEESFSDDPLRMMRAARFAAQLDFEVAPEVVSGMTEMADRIEIVSAERVRDELNKLLLSAHPRKGLGLLVETGLAAHVLPELPALRLESDEHHRHKDVYEHSLTVLDQAIDLEEDGPDLVLRLAALLHDIGKPRTRRFEKDGRVSFHHHEVVGAKMTKKRMTALKYSNEMIKDVSRLVELHLRFHGYGTGEWTDSAVRRYVRDGGPLLSRLHKLTRSDCTTRNKRKASALSRAYDGLEARIAQLQEQEELDSIRPDLDGNQIQEILEIKPGPAVGQAYKFLLELRLENGPMEHEEAVAALKEWWASRA